In Longimicrobium sp., the following proteins share a genomic window:
- the hemA gene encoding glutamyl-tRNA reductase translates to MPVAVVGLSHRTTPIELRERAAFGRAEHAGALAALAAEVEAEAVLLSTCNRTEFYLASLGGDAGVERAAEVLARRLGPGASPSRHLYVHRDRQAAEHLFRVVSGLDSMIVGEPQIQGQVKEAYALAREATTVEGPVVGPALNRLFQTALGVGGRVRSETSLGQGAASVPSASVELARKIFGSLRGRRALVLGAGEMSEVTLECLRGEGVDTAIVANRTWERARELAERWGGAAVRWDGFAAALAQVDIVVSSTAAPHPVLTVQRFREALPQGPRRPLCILDIAVPRDVEPAVGDQHNVFLYNLDDLQQIVDDSLGRRRAELPKAEAIVAAGVEDFWKWYASLAVVPTIRALRERVEQVRQAEMERALRQLQHLSADDQLAIDALTRALTNKLLHAPTARLREATSNGRGTGVLDTARYLFHLDAEDAHGEGGE, encoded by the coding sequence ATGCCTGTCGCAGTCGTAGGCCTGAGCCACCGCACGACGCCGATCGAGCTGCGCGAGCGGGCCGCCTTCGGGCGCGCCGAGCACGCGGGCGCGCTCGCGGCGCTCGCCGCCGAGGTGGAGGCCGAGGCGGTGCTGCTCTCCACCTGCAACCGCACCGAGTTCTACCTGGCCTCGCTGGGGGGCGACGCCGGGGTGGAGCGGGCGGCGGAGGTCCTCGCCCGGCGCCTGGGGCCCGGCGCGAGCCCGTCGCGCCACCTCTACGTGCACCGCGACCGCCAGGCGGCCGAGCACCTCTTCCGCGTGGTGTCGGGGCTCGACTCGATGATCGTGGGCGAGCCGCAGATCCAGGGGCAGGTGAAGGAGGCGTACGCGCTGGCCCGCGAGGCCACCACCGTGGAGGGGCCCGTCGTGGGCCCGGCGCTCAACCGCCTCTTCCAGACGGCGCTGGGCGTGGGCGGGCGGGTGCGCAGCGAGACCTCGCTGGGGCAGGGTGCGGCCTCCGTTCCCTCCGCGTCCGTGGAGCTGGCCCGCAAGATCTTCGGCTCGCTCCGGGGCCGGCGCGCCCTGGTGCTGGGCGCGGGGGAGATGAGCGAGGTGACGCTGGAGTGCCTGCGCGGCGAGGGGGTCGACACCGCGATCGTGGCCAACCGCACCTGGGAGCGCGCCCGCGAGCTGGCCGAGCGCTGGGGCGGCGCGGCGGTGCGCTGGGACGGCTTCGCGGCGGCGCTGGCGCAGGTGGACATCGTGGTCTCCTCCACCGCGGCCCCGCACCCCGTGCTCACCGTGCAGCGCTTCCGCGAGGCGCTCCCCCAGGGCCCGCGCCGCCCCCTGTGCATCCTGGACATCGCCGTCCCGCGCGACGTGGAGCCGGCGGTGGGCGACCAGCACAACGTCTTCCTCTACAACCTGGACGACCTGCAGCAGATCGTGGACGACAGCCTGGGCCGCCGCCGCGCCGAGCTGCCCAAGGCCGAGGCCATCGTCGCGGCGGGGGTGGAGGACTTCTGGAAGTGGTACGCCTCGCTCGCCGTGGTGCCGACGATCCGGGCGCTGCGCGAGCGGGTCGAGCAGGTGCGGCAGGCTGAGATGGAGCGGGCGCTCAGGCAGCTGCAGCACCTGTCGGCCGACGACCAGCTGGCCATCGACGCGCTCACCCGCGCGCTCACCAACAAGCTGCTGCACGCGCCCACCGCGCGCCTGCGCGAGGCCACCAGCAACGGCCGCGGCACCGGCGTGCTCGACACCGCGCGCTACCTCTTCCACCTCGATGCCGAAGACGCCCACGGCGAGGGCGGCGAATGA
- a CDS encoding MotA/TolQ/ExbB proton channel family protein produces MLIQAQAGEFGNVWRMIAAGTLSTKLIMLLLAVFSLVSWGIIVLKLIQFRRLRRESDRFVERLERSERLEDAYTSIMALPESPFTRVFKRGMTFYSELRPARGGELRGLLPTQLEVLRLVLEKEEGEERDSLTRGLYWLAIFATTSPLLGLLGTVIGVMNSFIGVAEAGSSNITAVAPGIAEALVATAGGLVVAIPAAMGYNYLTGKLAVLMGELEGFSSEFIGALAREGRI; encoded by the coding sequence ATGCTGATCCAGGCCCAAGCCGGGGAGTTCGGGAACGTCTGGCGGATGATCGCCGCCGGGACGCTCTCCACCAAGCTGATCATGCTGCTGCTGGCGGTCTTCTCCCTGGTCTCCTGGGGGATCATCGTGCTCAAGCTGATCCAGTTCCGCCGCCTCCGCCGCGAGTCGGACCGCTTCGTCGAGCGCCTGGAGCGCTCCGAGCGGCTGGAAGACGCCTACACCTCCATCATGGCGCTCCCCGAGAGCCCCTTCACCCGCGTCTTCAAGCGGGGGATGACCTTCTACTCGGAGCTGCGCCCCGCGCGCGGCGGCGAGCTGCGCGGCCTGCTGCCCACCCAGCTCGAGGTCCTCCGCCTCGTGCTCGAGAAGGAGGAGGGCGAGGAGCGCGACTCGCTCACGCGCGGCCTCTACTGGCTGGCGATCTTCGCCACCACCTCGCCGCTGCTGGGGCTGCTGGGGACGGTGATCGGGGTGATGAACTCGTTCATCGGCGTGGCCGAGGCCGGGTCGAGCAACATCACCGCGGTGGCGCCGGGGATCGCCGAGGCGCTGGTGGCGACCGCCGGCGGCCTGGTGGTCGCCATCCCGGCGGCGATGGGCTACAACTACCTCACCGGCAAGCTGGCCGTGCTGATGGGCGAGCTGGAGGGCTTCTCCAGCGAGTTCATCGGCGCGCTGGCCCGCGAGGGGCGGATCTGA
- a CDS encoding biopolymer transporter ExbD: MPRRRGSGELSVSAEINVTSLVDVVLTLLVIFMITAPMLQGGVEVSVPRARTESVPSSEGVVVSLDRTGAIFIGQERVAWEEFDTRFPEAVRSRGARTVYLRADRSLPYGRVVQVLGAMKAANVASVSLIAEEEEPARR, translated from the coding sequence ATGCCCCGCCGACGCGGCTCGGGCGAGCTCTCGGTGAGCGCGGAGATCAACGTCACCTCGCTGGTGGACGTCGTCCTCACCCTGCTGGTGATCTTCATGATCACCGCGCCGATGCTGCAGGGCGGGGTGGAGGTGAGCGTCCCCCGCGCCCGCACCGAGTCGGTCCCCTCCTCCGAGGGCGTCGTGGTCTCGCTCGACCGCACGGGCGCCATCTTCATCGGCCAGGAGCGGGTGGCCTGGGAGGAGTTCGACACGCGCTTCCCGGAGGCGGTGCGGAGCAGAGGCGCGCGGACGGTGTACCTCCGCGCCGACCGGTCGCTCCCCTACGGCCGGGTGGTGCAGGTGCTGGGGGCGATGAAGGCGGCCAACGTCGCCAGCGTCAGCCTGATCGCCGAAGAAGAAGAACCCGCGCGGAGGTAG
- a CDS encoding nuclear transport factor 2 family protein, whose amino-acid sequence MPPTTEQDREDVRRLLERINGAWLRGTPETVEAALDGCFHEDVVFRGPGMELLGRGRDVCAGSYAGFLRQATVRECTLSEPEIDLAGDTAVASYRWEMTYELGGTEYRESGRDLFVVARGEGGWRAVWRQMIPDPAG is encoded by the coding sequence ATGCCTCCCACCACCGAGCAGGACCGGGAAGACGTCCGTCGCCTGCTGGAGCGGATCAACGGCGCCTGGCTGCGGGGGACGCCGGAGACCGTCGAGGCGGCGCTGGACGGGTGCTTCCACGAGGACGTCGTCTTCCGCGGCCCCGGCATGGAGCTCCTGGGCCGCGGCCGGGATGTCTGCGCGGGGAGCTACGCCGGCTTCCTCCGCCAGGCGACGGTGCGCGAGTGCACCCTCTCCGAACCCGAGATCGACCTGGCGGGCGACACCGCGGTCGCCTCGTACAGGTGGGAGATGACGTACGAGCTGGGCGGGACGGAGTACCGGGAATCGGGCCGCGACCTCTTCGTCGTGGCGCGGGGCGAGGGCGGCTGGCGCGCCGTCTGGCGGCAGATGATTCCCGACCCGGCCGGGTGA
- the pal gene encoding peptidoglycan-associated lipoprotein Pal, translating to MRLRRLAVLLLTPLVVLGCRKRRPADGPAPNDTTTAATAGVDGGDAGSAREDSIRLAMEEAERERLERERRGREAATAAAREALTEIVFFDYDSDQITPEAERRLVLKAAVLRDNPTVRIRIEGHADQRGSTEYNLALGQRRAEAVRAFLANYGIDADRFATISYGKERPLVEGEGEESWSRNRRAEFAITGGEITTVPAELRR from the coding sequence ATGAGACTTCGCCGACTGGCTGTGCTCCTCCTGACCCCGCTGGTGGTCCTCGGCTGCCGCAAGCGCCGCCCCGCCGACGGCCCGGCCCCGAACGACACGACGACGGCCGCGACGGCGGGGGTGGACGGCGGGGACGCGGGCTCCGCCCGGGAGGACTCGATCCGCCTGGCCATGGAAGAGGCCGAGCGGGAGCGCCTGGAGCGCGAGCGGCGAGGCCGCGAGGCCGCCACCGCCGCGGCGCGCGAGGCGCTCACCGAGATCGTCTTCTTCGACTACGACAGCGACCAGATCACCCCCGAGGCCGAGCGGCGCCTGGTGCTGAAGGCCGCCGTGCTGCGCGACAACCCCACGGTGCGCATCCGCATCGAGGGGCACGCCGACCAGCGCGGCTCCACCGAGTACAACCTGGCGCTCGGCCAGCGCCGCGCCGAGGCGGTGCGCGCCTTCCTGGCCAACTACGGGATCGACGCCGACCGCTTCGCCACCATCAGCTACGGCAAGGAGCGCCCGCTGGTGGAGGGCGAGGGCGAAGAGTCCTGGTCGCGCAACCGCCGCGCCGAGTTCGCCATCACCGGCGGCGAGATCACCACCGTTCCCGCGGAGCTGAGGCGATGA
- a CDS encoding tetratricopeptide repeat protein, which produces MKPTRLAAGLLAVPLLAGCLATKRDIEDLRLEMQTNRQSQEQMIQQLIRRTEAMLDSIAGQNVRLRGDVANRLVQIERQLVQIQELSGQSQAQLTELRRQIAQRAEEARRAAEAADSAREAGAETGGTGGAGAAAPTSGDEAYNAALAAFRRGSMGTARLGFQEFLRVAPRDRRAADAQFYIGETYAREPDNAIPAYERVVEQYPTSARAPTALLRIGRLELERGNRTEARARFNQVVRAYPRSPEAEEARTELARLPRASND; this is translated from the coding sequence ATGAAGCCCACCCGACTCGCGGCCGGCCTCCTGGCCGTCCCCCTCCTGGCGGGGTGCCTGGCCACCAAGCGCGACATCGAGGACCTGCGGCTGGAGATGCAGACGAACCGCCAGTCGCAGGAGCAGATGATCCAGCAGCTCATCCGCCGCACCGAGGCCATGCTGGACAGCATCGCCGGCCAGAACGTGCGGCTCCGCGGCGACGTGGCCAACCGGCTGGTGCAGATCGAGCGGCAGCTGGTGCAGATCCAGGAGCTCTCGGGGCAGAGCCAGGCCCAGCTGACGGAGCTGCGCCGCCAGATCGCCCAGCGCGCCGAGGAGGCCCGCCGCGCCGCCGAGGCCGCCGACAGCGCCCGCGAGGCCGGCGCCGAGACGGGCGGGACCGGGGGCGCGGGCGCCGCCGCCCCCACCAGCGGCGACGAGGCGTACAACGCGGCGCTCGCCGCCTTCCGCCGCGGCTCGATGGGCACGGCGCGGCTCGGCTTCCAGGAGTTCCTGCGCGTGGCCCCGCGCGACCGGCGGGCGGCCGACGCGCAGTTCTACATCGGCGAGACGTACGCGCGCGAGCCCGACAACGCCATCCCCGCCTACGAGCGCGTGGTCGAGCAGTACCCGACCTCCGCGCGGGCGCCCACGGCGCTGCTCCGGATCGGCCGGCTGGAGCTGGAGCGCGGGAACCGCACCGAGGCGCGGGCGCGCTTCAACCAGGTGGTGCGCGCCTACCCGCGCAGCCCCGAGGCCGAGGAGGCCCGCACCGAGCTGGCGCGGCTCCCGCGCGCCTCCAACGACTGA
- the nrdR gene encoding transcriptional regulator NrdR codes for MRCPFCHHQDDRVVDSRTSREGRAVRRRRECLRCGRRFTTYEYIEERTLQVLKRDGETEPFDHRKLVGSIEVAVAKRPITPAEIVTFVEDIERELDRRESGEVTSREIGEMVMERLKARDHVAYVRYASVYRNFADVGEFEEELKELRNLAALREIRRFQRELPLPDADDETEVPGPDPSPS; via the coding sequence GTGCGCTGCCCGTTCTGCCACCACCAGGACGACCGCGTGGTCGACTCCCGCACCAGCCGCGAGGGGCGGGCGGTGCGGCGCCGGCGCGAGTGCCTGCGCTGCGGGCGGAGGTTCACCACGTACGAGTACATCGAGGAGCGCACCCTCCAGGTGCTCAAGCGCGACGGCGAGACCGAGCCGTTCGACCACCGCAAGCTGGTGGGGAGCATCGAGGTGGCCGTCGCCAAGCGCCCGATCACCCCCGCCGAGATCGTGACCTTCGTCGAGGACATCGAGCGCGAGCTGGACCGGCGCGAGAGCGGCGAGGTGACCAGCCGCGAGATCGGCGAGATGGTGATGGAGCGGCTGAAGGCGCGCGACCACGTGGCGTACGTGCGCTACGCCAGCGTCTACCGCAACTTCGCCGACGTGGGCGAGTTCGAGGAGGAGCTCAAGGAGCTGCGCAACCTGGCCGCCCTGCGCGAGATCCGCCGCTTCCAGCGCGAGCTTCCCCTCCCCGACGCCGACGACGAAACCGAGGTTCCCGGCCCCGACCCCTCGCCCTCGTAG
- the tatC gene encoding twin-arginine translocase subunit TatC, giving the protein MAKFAKTPTGEMPFLDHLEELRWRILWSLLAVTVCAVVGFFLVTRLDVLGILVAPIEPLLNGTRLKYLSPTEPFFITLKLAILVGLVLASPIVIYQVWAFLSPALLPSEKRVIVPALYMGLVLFAAGVAMAYTVVLPVTLRFTMGFQTESLEQSITIGPYLAVVTRLLLAFGIVFELPVVVLILSALGLVTPQFLASKRRHAIVVITVLASVLTPGDVITVTVMMMVPLVLLYELSIVLSRLVSKKRIAAAAEAEAAASVEA; this is encoded by the coding sequence ATGGCGAAGTTCGCGAAGACCCCCACCGGCGAGATGCCGTTCCTCGACCACCTCGAGGAGCTGCGCTGGCGCATCCTGTGGAGCCTGCTGGCCGTCACGGTGTGCGCCGTCGTCGGCTTCTTCCTGGTGACGCGGCTCGACGTGCTGGGGATCCTGGTGGCGCCGATCGAGCCGCTCCTGAACGGGACCCGGCTCAAGTACCTGAGCCCCACCGAGCCGTTCTTCATCACCCTCAAGCTGGCGATCCTGGTGGGGCTGGTCCTCGCCTCGCCGATCGTCATCTACCAGGTGTGGGCGTTCCTCTCGCCGGCGCTGCTGCCGTCGGAGAAGCGGGTGATCGTGCCGGCGCTGTACATGGGGCTGGTGCTCTTCGCCGCCGGCGTGGCCATGGCGTACACCGTCGTGCTCCCGGTGACGCTGCGCTTCACCATGGGGTTCCAGACCGAGAGCCTGGAGCAGTCCATCACCATCGGGCCGTACCTGGCCGTGGTCACGCGGCTCCTGCTGGCGTTCGGCATCGTCTTCGAGCTGCCGGTGGTGGTGCTGATCCTGTCGGCGCTGGGGCTGGTGACGCCGCAGTTCCTGGCTTCGAAGCGCCGCCACGCCATCGTGGTCATCACCGTGCTGGCCTCGGTGCTCACCCCCGGCGACGTGATCACGGTGACGGTGATGATGATGGTGCCGCTCGTGCTCCTCTACGAGCTCTCCATCGTCCTCTCCCGCCTGGTCTCGAAGAAGCGCATCGCCGCCGCCGCCGAGGCGGAGGCGGCGGCCTCGGTGGAAGCGTGA
- a CDS encoding putative LPS assembly protein LptD, protein MKSRAVPVLLALLLALGAARAAAQVIPGLPRPQQRPRVQPPREQVRPREGQRAPNDTTPGRPQVQDTLIDRLLRLEGYVPVQYEADSAEYRAEDRTLRLRGGSRVEREGNVMTAEDSIVYMERAELIGAFGNPRGNPQQGEEITGDVFWYDLALRRSTVRGARTKITESATWYVSGNVTDERGQRVYAENSTFTSDDREQPAYHFRADKIMVIRNRILVGRPAYLYFKDVPVMALPFIVQDLERGRRSGFLIPQFEINDIVRTRGGGRNSRGTGREFSNIGYYWAINQYLGLELAGRWRSQTYSALRGNLGFNFRRRFLNGSIGFEEFWETDGGTRLTADGQASWKMNERTDVSGSLRFASSSEFERNRTVDPLRQVSDLSSNGALTRRFDWGSLSLNAERRQSIADDDVTFTPRLSLNVNPINILPSVVLNVSANGSRTTSTPGSAFERRLQGTEQANLGAGLGLTIGNLTISGNAAYTQNSTRALDSIPRELLDPEADTLRLGALPGFGNERIQFSVGTAYQIPLFASTRLSPSVSFSRELARRDTTGTILPGDEEVFGHLVAGPARLNVGASLSTDLYGFFPGFGGYSAIRHHVKPIFTWRYSPAAEERDSARAHVQRRIFGAFSGRTENTLEIGLDQTIEAKVRDPEPVRGPAQARPVGDSASVPGDTANLNTGNQAQPSQPRKVTLLAINTSVLSFSFEDLDSLGTRFRNEEISNSVRTDLLGGLQFTVTHDLFDDRFEGARVVRGRLSPFLTSFNTSFSLGQNSALFRWLGFARQTEEERRPERGQTPDSAGVTPATPPGGANFTGNNQQAGAGAWNLSLNYSLTRARRSVRDTIPGLFDRGNSTLGGTLSFTPTKNWAVSWNTQYSTTTGEFSVHRVNLKRDLYRWQANFDYILAPNGNTSFSFSVHLIDLPDLKADYNERSLGVDRPEGTRTGSSGPVFNWSRPPPALPPPVLPQDTTAKP, encoded by the coding sequence GTGAAGTCCAGAGCCGTCCCCGTACTCCTCGCCCTGCTGCTGGCGCTCGGCGCCGCGCGGGCCGCCGCCCAGGTGATCCCCGGGCTGCCGCGGCCGCAGCAGCGTCCGCGCGTGCAGCCGCCGCGCGAGCAGGTGCGCCCGCGGGAGGGGCAGCGCGCGCCCAACGACACCACCCCGGGCCGGCCCCAGGTGCAGGACACCCTGATCGACCGGCTGCTGCGGCTGGAGGGGTACGTCCCCGTGCAGTACGAGGCCGACAGCGCCGAGTACCGGGCGGAGGACCGCACGCTCCGGCTGCGCGGCGGCTCGCGGGTGGAGCGCGAGGGGAACGTGATGACGGCCGAAGACTCCATCGTCTACATGGAGCGCGCCGAGTTGATCGGCGCCTTCGGCAACCCCAGGGGCAACCCGCAGCAGGGCGAGGAGATCACCGGCGACGTCTTCTGGTACGACCTGGCGCTGCGCCGCTCCACGGTGCGGGGCGCGCGCACCAAGATCACCGAGAGCGCCACCTGGTACGTGTCGGGCAACGTCACCGACGAGCGCGGGCAGCGCGTCTACGCCGAGAACAGCACCTTCACCTCCGACGACCGCGAGCAGCCGGCGTACCACTTCCGGGCCGACAAGATCATGGTGATCCGCAACCGGATCCTGGTGGGCCGGCCCGCCTACCTGTACTTCAAGGACGTCCCCGTGATGGCCCTGCCCTTCATCGTGCAGGACCTGGAGCGCGGGCGCCGCAGCGGCTTCCTGATCCCCCAGTTCGAGATCAACGACATCGTCCGCACCCGCGGCGGGGGGAGGAACTCGCGGGGGACGGGGAGAGAGTTCTCGAACATCGGCTACTACTGGGCCATCAACCAGTACCTGGGCCTGGAGCTGGCCGGCCGCTGGCGCAGCCAGACGTACAGCGCGCTGCGGGGCAACCTGGGGTTCAACTTCCGCCGCCGCTTCCTGAACGGGAGCATCGGCTTCGAGGAGTTCTGGGAGACCGACGGCGGCACCCGGCTCACGGCCGACGGCCAGGCGTCGTGGAAGATGAACGAGCGCACCGACGTGTCCGGGTCGCTGCGCTTCGCCTCGTCGTCGGAGTTCGAGCGGAACCGCACGGTGGACCCGCTGCGCCAGGTGTCGGACCTCTCCTCGAACGGGGCGCTCACCCGCCGCTTCGACTGGGGGAGCCTGTCGCTGAACGCCGAGCGCCGGCAGTCGATCGCCGACGACGACGTGACCTTCACGCCGCGCCTCTCGCTGAACGTCAACCCGATCAACATCCTGCCGTCGGTGGTGCTGAACGTCTCGGCCAACGGCAGCCGCACCACCAGCACGCCGGGGAGCGCCTTCGAGCGGCGGCTGCAGGGCACCGAGCAGGCCAACCTGGGCGCCGGGCTGGGGCTCACCATCGGCAACCTCACCATCAGCGGCAACGCCGCCTACACGCAGAACTCCACCAGGGCGCTGGACTCGATCCCCCGCGAGCTGCTGGACCCCGAGGCCGACACCCTGCGGCTGGGAGCGCTCCCCGGCTTCGGGAACGAGCGCATCCAGTTCAGCGTGGGGACCGCCTACCAGATCCCGCTCTTCGCCTCCACGCGGCTCTCGCCCAGCGTGAGCTTCTCGCGCGAGCTGGCGCGGCGCGACACCACGGGGACCATCCTGCCCGGCGACGAGGAGGTCTTCGGCCACCTGGTGGCGGGGCCGGCGCGGCTGAACGTGGGCGCATCGCTCAGCACCGACCTGTACGGCTTCTTCCCCGGCTTCGGCGGCTACTCGGCGATCCGGCACCACGTCAAGCCGATCTTCACCTGGCGCTACTCGCCGGCGGCCGAGGAGCGCGACTCGGCGCGCGCGCACGTGCAGCGGAGGATCTTCGGGGCGTTCAGCGGCCGCACCGAGAACACGCTGGAGATCGGGCTGGACCAGACCATCGAGGCCAAGGTGCGCGACCCCGAGCCGGTGCGGGGCCCCGCGCAGGCTCGGCCCGTGGGCGACTCGGCGAGCGTCCCCGGCGACACGGCCAACCTGAACACGGGGAACCAGGCGCAGCCCAGCCAGCCGCGCAAGGTCACGCTGCTGGCCATCAACACCTCGGTGCTCTCGTTCAGCTTCGAGGACCTGGACTCGCTGGGGACGCGCTTCCGCAACGAGGAGATCAGCAACTCGGTGCGCACCGACCTGCTGGGCGGGCTGCAGTTCACGGTGACGCACGACCTGTTCGACGACCGCTTCGAGGGGGCGCGCGTGGTGCGGGGGCGGCTGAGCCCGTTCCTGACCTCGTTCAACACCTCGTTCAGCCTGGGGCAGAACTCGGCGCTCTTCCGCTGGCTGGGCTTCGCGCGGCAGACCGAGGAGGAGCGCCGCCCCGAGCGCGGGCAGACGCCCGACTCGGCGGGGGTGACGCCGGCCACGCCGCCTGGGGGGGCCAACTTCACCGGGAACAACCAGCAGGCGGGCGCGGGGGCGTGGAACCTGTCGCTCAACTACTCGCTCACGCGGGCGCGCCGGAGCGTGCGAGACACCATCCCGGGGCTCTTCGACCGCGGCAACTCCACGCTGGGCGGCACGCTCTCGTTCACGCCCACCAAGAACTGGGCGGTGAGCTGGAACACGCAGTACTCGACCACCACCGGCGAGTTCAGCGTGCACCGGGTGAACCTGAAGCGCGACCTGTACCGCTGGCAGGCGAACTTCGACTACATCCTGGCGCCCAACGGGAACACGTCGTTCTCGTTCTCGGTGCACCTGATCGACCTGCCGGACCTGAAGGCCGACTACAACGAGCGCAGCCTGGGCGTGGACCGCCCCGAGGGCACCCGGACCGGGTCAAGCGGCCCGGTGTTCAACTGGTCGCGCCCGCCGCCTGCCCTGCCGCCGCCCGTGCTGCCCCAGGACACGACGGCGAAGCCGTAG
- a CDS encoding DUF4331 family protein has translation MKIPRHGRARAALTLAAALACGAVVMVGEGLGSDHQDTPEVELSPRMDINDVYAFPSPAGADRIVLAMTTSSPITPAEAASARFDPNLLYQIKVDNTGDAREDLVFQVTFEGSDADQRVVVRGPVAPASVGSRNTLVRAAPSLRGPVDTSLGSAAGMQVFAGIRDDPFFIDLEQFFRIVPDRRPSHGALSQLPATPSASSFRPAGQAVDYLRTFNALAIVIELPESQLTGGGTGRIGVWGTISR, from the coding sequence ATGAAGATCCCGCGGCACGGGCGCGCCCGCGCGGCGCTCACCCTGGCGGCGGCGCTCGCGTGCGGCGCCGTCGTGATGGTCGGCGAAGGGCTCGGCTCCGACCACCAGGACACCCCGGAGGTGGAGCTGAGCCCGCGCATGGACATCAACGACGTGTACGCGTTCCCCAGCCCCGCCGGCGCCGACCGCATCGTGCTGGCGATGACCACCTCGTCGCCGATCACCCCCGCCGAGGCGGCGTCGGCGCGCTTCGACCCCAACCTCCTCTACCAGATCAAGGTCGACAACACCGGCGACGCCCGCGAGGACCTGGTGTTCCAGGTGACCTTCGAGGGCTCGGACGCCGACCAGCGCGTGGTGGTGCGCGGCCCCGTGGCCCCGGCCTCGGTGGGCAGCCGCAACACCCTCGTGCGCGCCGCCCCGTCGCTCCGCGGCCCGGTCGACACCAGCCTGGGCTCGGCCGCGGGGATGCAGGTGTTCGCCGGCATCCGCGACGACCCGTTCTTCATCGACCTCGAGCAGTTCTTCCGGATCGTCCCCGACCGGCGCCCCTCGCACGGGGCGCTCTCGCAGCTGCCGGCCACGCCTAGCGCGTCGTCGTTCCGCCCCGCGGGGCAGGCGGTGGACTACCTGCGCACCTTCAACGCGCTGGCCATCGTCATCGAGCTCCCCGAGTCGCAGCTCACCGGCGGCGGCACGGGCAGGATCGGCGTGTGGGGGACCATCAGTCGCTGA
- a CDS encoding DUF4331 family protein — protein sequence MWTRKTPAVLAACLLALAAAACDDGDDGLTGTSFDRVYVQVERLGNPLVSEVTIEKREHAHHNADIPSEDAANFKDDVEGFVRNVAGRNQTVATTLSTVLLPDMLIVQTDRQASTAGWLSWALADGYGGRRLTDDVVDAGLMAIFGPLLDASNVTPGLTTDNVGANDKQFSATFPYLAPAS from the coding sequence ATGTGGACGAGGAAGACGCCCGCCGTGCTCGCCGCCTGCCTGCTCGCGCTGGCCGCGGCGGCGTGCGACGACGGGGACGACGGCCTGACGGGAACCAGCTTCGACCGCGTGTACGTGCAGGTGGAGCGGCTGGGCAACCCGCTGGTGAGCGAGGTGACGATCGAGAAGCGCGAGCACGCGCACCACAACGCCGACATCCCCAGCGAGGACGCGGCGAACTTCAAGGACGACGTGGAGGGCTTCGTCCGCAACGTCGCCGGGCGGAATCAGACGGTGGCCACCACGCTCTCGACGGTGCTGCTGCCCGACATGCTGATCGTGCAGACCGACAGGCAGGCGAGCACGGCCGGGTGGCTCAGCTGGGCGCTGGCCGACGGCTACGGCGGCCGCAGGCTCACCGACGACGTGGTCGACGCCGGGCTGATGGCGATCTTCGGCCCGCTGCTGGACGCGAGCAACGTCACGCCGGGGCTCACCACCGACAACGTGGGCGCCAACGACAAGCAGTTCTCCGCCACCTTCCCGTACCTCGCCCCCGCAAGCTGA
- a CDS encoding winged helix-turn-helix domain-containing protein, with translation MGRRIRVAEEHLSTEELHERYRNARHATEKTHWQVLWLIASGKPSEEVAQVTGYTINWVRELVGRYNRGGPAALSDGRRGHSGRQRLLSQEQQKELEQALGGAAPRGGLWSGPEVAHWMSEKLGKKVRPQRGWEYLRKAGQTPQIPRPKHGDADPEAQEAFQARTPRARSPGTPSASRGRDRALGDG, from the coding sequence ATGGGCCGCCGGATCCGAGTGGCAGAAGAGCACTTGAGCACGGAGGAGTTGCACGAGCGGTATCGCAACGCGCGGCATGCGACGGAGAAGACGCACTGGCAGGTGTTGTGGTTGATCGCGTCAGGAAAGCCCAGCGAGGAGGTGGCGCAGGTTACCGGCTACACGATCAACTGGGTCCGGGAACTGGTAGGTCGCTATAACCGCGGTGGACCCGCAGCGCTCAGCGACGGCCGCCGTGGCCATTCGGGTCGGCAGCGGCTCCTTTCGCAGGAGCAACAGAAGGAACTGGAGCAGGCGCTCGGCGGGGCGGCACCGCGCGGCGGACTGTGGAGCGGGCCGGAAGTAGCGCACTGGATGAGCGAGAAGCTCGGCAAGAAAGTGCGGCCGCAACGCGGGTGGGAGTATCTGCGCAAGGCGGGACAGACTCCGCAGATCCCGCGACCCAAGCACGGGGATGCCGATCCCGAGGCCCAGGAGGCGTTTCAAGCAAGAACTCCCCGGGCGCGTAGCCCAGGAACGCCGAGCGCATCCCGAGGCCGTGATCGAGCTCTGGGGGATGGATGA